The Suricata suricatta isolate VVHF042 chromosome 3, meerkat_22Aug2017_6uvM2_HiC, whole genome shotgun sequence genome contains the following window.
TGCCTTTGAGGTCAGAACTCAAGGACCCACCAGTGGGCGACAAGAGCTATCAGGAACCACACACAGGGACAGACTGGAGCGACAGGGGTCCCCACTGCCCCCAGGGATGGCCTGACCGCACCATCGTTGGCTGCTTTGTGCTTTCACAGAACAGTCGGCTAGGTTTCTTAAGACCCAAAACCAgtggcccctggtggctcagtccattgggcatccaactcttggttttggccatgatctcacagttggtgaggagccctgtgttgagttctatgctgacagtgcagagcctgcttgggcttgtctctctctctctctctgcccctccctggcttgcttgACCATGCACTGGGTGGGTAGTGACAGCCCCCCCCCTCAGCCTCGTCCTGGAAGCTGGGAACAGGGCAGTCGCATGGCAAGGGTACTGGAGACAAGACTGTCCCAGTCTGTCCCAGAAGGCCCACGACACAGTCACAGGGTCCCTTGTTGGGAGGCGGGAGTCCTGGTCACAAGAGTGGGTGGTGGCAGGAGGGCTCAGAGGTGGCGCCCTGGcttctgggagaggggaggaggtgggccaACACTGGCCGGGCCTCCAGCCAGAAGCAGCCTTGCGGATGCCTTCTGAGGGCTCCTGGACCGATTGACCTGGGGAGCTCCTCTGCCTTTGTCCCCTGGCAGCTGTggcagagggcaggtgggggtgCCAAGATGATCGGACAAGGCCAGTGGTCTCGGCCCTCTTGGCAGGACGCTGCTTTCAGAAATCAAACCAAGGCTGGGGTGCCcgaggggctcagtgggttaaccgtccgaccttggctcaggtcttgatctccgtttgtgagttcgagccctgtgtcgggctctgtgctgacagctcagtctggagctgcttcagattctgtctccctccctccctccctctctctgctcctccctccctcacactcatgtctgtctctctctcaaacattaaaaaaaaagaaagaaagcaaggcgAACAGCACGTGGGGGCACTACAGCCCCTCGTCAGAGGAGGAGCCGCTGTGCGTCCTCCTGCAATCCggttcctgtgtctctctctctgggaccAGGAGGCCAAGGGCAGCCTCACCAGAGCCGCACCCCAGAATCTTCCCGCGGCGCCATGTGCCCCAGAAACACTCTTGTCACATCCACCTGGAACTCCAGGAGAAATCAAGACACAGCAGGCAACAAAATGTTTTCTACTGAAACGGTTATTATTTGCCATAAAGAATCGCAAACTACGCTACGAGGAATGAACGACATTCTCTTCAGTAAGCCTTTTTCAAAACACGAAACAAAGCTCCGCGTGAGGCAGGCTGTCGCCCACGCCTCCGGGTCGTACCGACAAGCAGGGCTGTGGCAGCGCCCCGCGCCCCCAGCCCGTGGTAGCGGCGGCACGTGTGTGGTCCAGAGGGCTGCAGCCAGCCTCCCACGACCCTGGCTCCACTTCCGGACGGGACACACGCCCGCACAGGCAGGGACCCGGAGCCCTGCCACCCCATCCCAGCGGGAGGACCGGGGCCGTCCGGGGCCAGAGTGCGGGGGCTGAAGGCTGCAGGCGCTGACGTTAATGCCGAGAAGGGTCTGGACCGACGCGTCTCCCATTGGCGCTCGGGGGAGAGGGCGCCAGTCCCGCACCGTCAGGCTGTAGGCGTTACCCTCTGGCCCCAAACCGCCAGAGAGGCGGCGGCTCCGAGAACGGGGAGCCGGAGGAAGGGCCTGGGGGCCAAGGGCAGCCCTTCCCCTACCCAACCCAGACCTGACTGGGGGGAAGCCAGTGGCGAGCAAGCAGCAGCACGCGGGGCGTCTTCGACACCGGGCCCCACAGGGGAGACATGAGGAAGGCACGCCCTGGGCTAGGCGTGTCCCTGTCCTCGAGAGTCACACGCAGGAGGACATCTTTGGATTTCCACCACGCCCCACCCCTTTGCTACTTCTCTCCCCAAATCCAGGAGAAGCCTTGCCGTGACTCTTGCGGCCTGGTGCCCCCGAGGTAGCCCTTGAGAAagcgcgggggcgggggggcggggggggggggggggccaggtcCACAGGTGTCCCGCCGCACGCACCCGCCCTGCAGGTCTTCCAAGGCGGACAGGACAGAGATTCATGTCCTTGCGACTTCGAACAACTTTAATTCCAAAGCGAACCCAGAACCGAGTGCCCAGGAGGAAGCAAGGCAGAGGCGACGTACAAGCGCGGGGCCGGCAGTGTGGCGGGGACAGCGCTTGCGAGGTGAAGGGCCCTGTTCTCGGGGGCTCCTGGCCCGGCTGCGCTGGGCTTGCCTCGGTGGTTGTGGGCTGGTGCCTTATCACGTGGCCGAGCCCTCTGGGCCCGAGCAGCACAGGGCTCACAGCGGGGCTCCGTGTGAGGGCAGAGGCGGCATGGGGCGCGGGTGCTCAGCGGACCGGCAGGCTGGATGAAGTGCGGCGGCACTGAGCACCCCGGGGCAGGTCTGGGCTCTCGAAGGTGCCCCCAGTGAGGGCCAGTGGAAAGTGTCCCCCAATTCCAGGATTTTCAAAGAGACAGGATTTCAAAGTCTTCGTCTTCTGAGTCAAAGAATCTTTCCAGTCGCTCTACATCGGAAGAATCTAGGAGAAACGAGACAACAGCTTATCAGGCGCCTGGCTTGGGATATCCGGGGCGTGGGGACCAAGCGACCTGCGCCTGTGGGTGCATGGCCCACCACACCCTGTCTCTGGCCCATCCGCCCTCGGTGCGGCAGGGGCCGGGGACACCTCGGTCTCGGCCACCTGGGCTTCTGCCAGGATAAGCAGGCAGCAGAGTCCCCGAGGCTTGTGTgaggagagaacagagacagGGACGCAGCCCTCCCTTCTGGGTTCCGTCAGGGTCTTTGCGGAGGGGCAAGGACACGGGCCCCGTCATCGTCCCGGAGACCGATGGCTTCGTGAACGGGATGCGTTCACGGCCTTCCCGCCGAGGCCTGGTTTTCTGTACGACAGCAACAGATTGCCCTTGGAGGAGCGGAGGGCCTGGCTGAGGGCAAAGGCTGGGGCAAGGAGCCCATGAGCAGCAGGAAACGGGGTCCACGTGTGGcctgccagcccagagctggcTCCGGGCCGTCTTGGAGACCTGACGGAACccagggggctgtgggaggggagggaagaggcggCAGACTGTACGGCCCACTTGGGACAGGGCATGGCCTGTTGGGTGACCCCTggtcccacacacacaccaccaagTGGTGACATTTGGGGTCCTACAAATCTTAAAGGTCAAAAGCAACTGGAGCAAGAcctggggaagcagagagacagggacagaacgTCACACAGACCATACCACACCCACACCTGAGATGTGGCCCTGCGGCCCCCAGACTCACCTAAGGACAGGTTGAGGACGTCGGGGCAGGCCAGGTGGGAAGGCTGCTGGTCCACCAGCTCAAACATGGGCAGGGCGCCCCCGAGTAGCGAGAGCTGTCAGCAGATGTGGCATCAGATGCGGCCCTCGGGACACGGCCCCAGCGCCCCCCGCCCACCAAGCAGAGGGAACTGGGGACAAGAAGGGGGCAGCAGCCCCCGCTCTCGGGCATCTGCACGGGCGGCAGGCTTGGAGGCAAATGCCACGTCCCGCCTCCCCTCGTCAACACGACACCAATGAGCCAGAAACCCAGGCTCACGAGCAAAGTCTGTGCCCGCACTCCCCACACATGAGGCCGATGCCACAAGCCACGACCACGCGAGGGCTGTGGCACAGGTGCCCGAGGGAGGCAGAACCCCAACCGGGCCAGACTTCCTCCTCGCCCCGCAGGCGGCGTGGGGAAGGGGGGAGCCACCCACCTTCCTGACGTGCTGGCACCAGTCGTCGAAGTCGGCCTCAGTCTGACAGAAGAACCCCTGGAACGAAGGCCACAGTGAGCGGCACGCAGCCTGGCGCACGAGCAGGGCCCCTGGGGCGCTGTGGGGACCGCGAAGTGGCATCCGCCCTCCTCTGGAGGCTCCGATGGCCCAGGCACTGAGGCCTCGTTCACCGTGACGGCCTGGCTGGTGGCAAAGGACCCGCGGCGCGCCACACAAGCAGGGAGACCCGGGCGCTGGGCACCACCGGAATGACCAGTCTCCCCACGAACACAGGGGCGGGGGCAGCACCCTGCGGGCAGACAGCTTCTCCCCAGGCGCCCACGCTCGGCTCCCTCCCGATCAGGTGAGGACGCGGCCTCGAGGCACTGGCCGTCCAGGCTGCCCGTGGAGTGGCCTCGGCCAGCCACCGAGATGCACTCCGTGCGACAGCGTACTCCACGCTGGCTGGACGGGGACTCGACCCACCAGCTCCAGCCACGTCCCGCCACCCTCAGGACGCGACGCAAGACCCACAGACCCCGCATCCAGACGTCGGTGTCAGGACCGATCTGCCTCGTCTGTGACTCAGTCCCCAGGGGACAGCGTTACTCCCAGGTGTTTCAGGCCTCCTTCCCCATCAAGTACATTTTGAAAGCACGAAGTTCACACAAGTCACATCCCCAGATCCCAGCCTTGGAATCAAGAGAGAAGGACGCTCATTCTTAAGAATGATCGCACAGGCACGGACGTCAGAAAACTTCGAGGTCAAACAAAAAGCCCACAGAGGCGGCGCGGGGCATGAGCGGCACGGGTACCGCTGTTACGCAGGGGCAGCTCACTCTCACTTCGCTCCCGCCACGCAGAGGCCGTGAGGGCCACGGCGGGCCTGAGTAGCTCATGGACACTGTTAACCCTTCTGTGGCCTCTGCACCCTAAACCAGGGAACGGAACACCCACTCCAATGGGCTGGGGAAAACCACAGAAATCTGAACTCTTTCTCAAACTTTCATCGCGAAGCAGTGGGCCTGGGCACAGGATGGCCGGCAGGCCAGCTTGCGtggcccggggcggggggagggggggagatggGGGGCGCACCACGGCAATGGACGGGTCGAGCTCCCTGACACCCATCCTGCTGGGGGGGTGGCGGCAGTGGAAGCTCTCGTCCGGGATGAAGCAGCCGCCAGCGGGCTCCACCGCGGGCTGTGTCGTGTGTGGGTCCAGGTAGATGAGCTCGTCGCCTGCGCGGAGGACAGGGCGTCAGCGGGCAGGTGGCTGGGGCCCCCGTTCAGACCCACTGCGCCGAGACTCACGTGCCTGGACAGCACAGGCCGGGAGGGCCAGCGGGTGGCAGGGAACTGGACGGGGGAGAAGAGGGCACACGAAGGCCAGCACCGGCCAAGAAGGGACACAGACCACCCTTGGGAACTGGACACCTTGAGTCAGGCAGACGCCCTGAGGTCGCTCAGCTTCTGACCCGCCTGAGCGCCCCGCACACCCACCACTCACCCACGTAGCCGATGAAGTAGTGGGCGCTGTTGGGCTTCCCTCCGATCACGCCCAGGGACTGGGGCATCATGAAGCAGTGCTGCGGGACACGGGGGAGGCGGGGCGGCTGAGCacgcggggtggggggtgggggggcggcaCTAGGCACCCGACGGCCGCTCTGTGTGCTCCGGGGGGCAGAGCATCTTCCCTGCCGGCCCCAGGCCCACCGGGGAAACAACGGGAAGTAGAGTGGGAAGATGTGGTCCCACAGAGCTCATCTGCCAGGGAGTCTGCAGTCACGTCTGGGGAAGCTCCACGGAGGCGGTGGGCCTGTGGAAGGGGAACTGGGCGCCAGGAGGTACGGACCAGGCTCAGAGCAGCCCACGCTCAGCGCACGCAGGCACGGGGGAAAGGGCGATGGCGTTCCGAGGCTGAGGGCTGGTGGGGACCAGGAACAGGGGGGCAGGGGCCAGTGCAGAGGTGGTTAGGACGGCTCGGGGCGAGGCCAGGAGCCCACAGGGTACCGGCATTGCCACAACAGGGGAGTTTTAGCAACAAGCGGTATTTTAATCCCCCTGCCGCTGGGCGAGAAGACACCAGCACAGACCCACCTTCAGCGTCTCCACGTAGGCCTCGTTGATGTCCGTGAGCCCCAGGCGCAGGGGGATGAGGAGCACCAGCGGTCTCCACGGTGCCGGCCTATTGCTGAGCTCGGCTCCGGCGGGGAAGCCGTTACAGTGCCGGCTGGGGTCGGCGGGCAGCGCAGCGGCCCCCGCACATGGAAGGCCATCTCTGCACAACCTTCCTGCAAGAAGGAGACGGGCTGTCAGGGGCTGAGCAGGGAGGACAGACGTTCACCAACAAGAACAAGCTTGCGATCAACCAGTCACAGGAAAAAGGAAGGTATAAAAAGCCAAATGCTTAAACACAATTCAAACTTGGAAAATAGAGTCAAAGATCCTGCCGCCCATGGagaaaaaacagaattcaaaCGCTTCCTATGCACGCCCAATATATAATTGTTGCTGGGAAGTAAAGCGTCCCACAAAACCGGGCAAGCAAACACGGCCGTGCGCCCCAGAGAGCGATGAGACGGCTCCGTGGAGGCGCGGGTCCAGCCCCTCAGCACTGAGCAGCCTTCCCTCCCTCGTGTAGGCTGCGGTCTACACCTGCCAGTGATTCTCAACTGACGTGCTGACAAGGGGCTGGCGGTGGGGATGGGGACACTCCGGCGGCCCCAGCGCGGCCAGTGCCCAGTCACTGGTTTCTGATCACCTTGCCTACGCGGAACCAGGGCTCCTCCAGGAAACCACAGACCCCAGGCCTGGGGCCGAGAGCATACGTGGTGAGCCTGAATCTACTTAACTCCCAACACGGAGGGCCAACCAATGAAAACAACAGAACACGTCAGAAGCCAGCACGAGCCCAATGGGACGCCCACTTGCTGTATTTGGAACAGTAAGTGCCATAACGTATAACGGGTAATCCACTGAATAAAAAGAATCCACCAGTCCAATGACTCCCAAAGTTTTCAAATctaaatgaggaggaggaagaggaggaagaggaggaggagggcagagagggctcTTCTCAAGAAGGCCAGtcagtgagccagccaggaagcGTGGAGGGAAAGATGGCTGCGAAGCCACAGCACAGGCAAAATCCTCAACTCCTACTCCGCGTCACCCTGGGGTCCTCAGTGGTCACAGAACAGAGATGCAGCCAAGCAGCTGCCCCGACGAGGCACTGGCGGTGGGCAGTGCCCCAGGGCGGCGCTCTGCGGATGACACTGGGGACTGGTCAGATCTAAGCAGGAGGAGGCGAAAACTCCGAATGTGGGGCCTTGTACCAAATCGGCCTGGGTCCTTCAAGAGGTCAGTGCTAtaaaaaaccaggaaaataaacCAAGAGGGCGAACCATCAGACCAGAGGAGGCTGCAAGGCCCCTGGACCACAGGCCAGGGCTGTCAAGTGGCGAGAAAGCAGCCGCACCCCAGGACCCCCAACTGGGGACGCAGGAGGGAGGTTAGTGGCTGAATGAACACAGGATTGGAATTTCTCAAAATACGCagttggggcgcctaggtggttcaatcagttaaacatccaactcttgacttcagctcaggtcatgatcctaggggctctgcactgagcacagagcctgcttgggactctgtccctccctctctgcccctcccctatgggtgctcacacactctctcaaaataaataaacatttcttaaatatccCTGGTCAGAAAGTGAAAGAATGGGCGAGGGAAggattcaacttttttttcttcttctctggctaatttttttttttaatattgtgatttacaggggcgcctgggtggcttagtcggttaagcctccgacttcggctcaggtcagatctcacgttcgtgggttcaagccccgcgtcgggctctgtgctgacagctagctcagagcctggaggctgcttcagattctgtgtctccctctctctctgcccctcccctgcccactctctgtctctctcaaaataaaataaagacataaaaaaaatttttttgaatattaatattGTGATTTACTAGGAGAAACATATTATGTTTTTCCTACTTCTatagcacagagctcctaaaaccctttaaatttcctaagtgatgagagcTACACAAGTGTCTTTCGTCGTATGAACGAGATGACTTCCCCAAAGCTTCTGTGGACGGGCTGGAAGTTCCAGTCCCACCCCCGGCCTCTGGGGAGAGGGGCTAGGGCTGCACTGATCGCCAATGGCCAGCGACCGACCACGCCTGTGTACCGGAGCCTGCGTAGAAACCCAGAAGGGCCGGGTTCAGAGGCGTCAGGGTGGGTGAGCACATGGGAGAGTGGTGTTTCCAGAGAGGGCGCAGAGCCCCACGCCCCTTCTACGCAGCTGTTCCTGAGTGGGGTCCCTTAGAGTACACTGGGAGTCTCGCTAATGAGTTCCGGGAGTCGCCCCAGCAAATTAGTCGATTAGAAGAACCCAAAGAAAGCGTGGTCAGAACCTCCCAGCTACCGCTCAGAAGCACAGGCCACAACCTGGACTTGGCTCTGGGGTCTGGGGGCGGGAGGTGGTCGTCTTGTGGGATGCTCCCTCAGCGCCATGTGCAACTGGGTTACAATGTAGCACAGCCAGCGGGTGTCCCAGGACAGCTCTGCTGTGAGGGGAGGGAGCCCACGTATCAGAACTGGTGTCGGAatctaaccttctaatttctaaaaacagttttctggactttttcttttttttttaaggtttatttttgagagactgcaagtgggggaggggcagagagaggacagaggatctggcaggctctgcactgacagcagtgagttcAATGgggctcgagatcatgacctgagccacccccACGCCCCGCCCCGTTCTCTCTTGATGAGGTCACCTGTCGTGTGTTACTGCGGTTTCAAAAACGCCAGCTGCAGAGTTCGCTAGTTCTACAATGTCTTCCTCTAAATCATTGATCATTAATTTGTCTTTGCGAACACCACTCTCCCTGGATTTCTTCAGccagttttgttgttcttttcctaACTTCTTGAACTATGTGCTCACTTcctgtattttcaatttttactgtCTGGTAACCAGTACTGAAAATACACCTAAGATTCTGATACAGAATCTGTAAACTTCACTTCTTTTGACCCAAAAACCTAAGGCAGGTTTGAAATTCCTAGGTAGTagagttttgtgttttcttctatttagTCTGCAGTAGTTGATACAAACAGCACCTCAGAGACGGCGGTTCTGCAGCCAGAACCTGGGCTGACCGCTATCTGCTGAGCCCTCGCGCTGTGGGGTCTGGCGCACCGGGACTCCGTCACCAGGTCTGTTTACGGCAGATCTGCTGCGCAGACTCGGGGGCTGTTCTGGGACGCTCTGCCCCCTGGCTCTGCGTCTCCACGACACGGACCCTCACACTTCGCTCACTGCGTCTTCACCGCGAGCACGGACCCTCGCACGGATCGGCTCAAGAAGACGGGTCTAGGGCCCATCACTGCTGCACTTTGTGGACTCACCAAATCTGCATGTGGCCCGTGACCTTGTAAACATCCTGCCGTCACCAAACAAGGGGTTTTCATGTGCACCAGGCGCCCCCCGGGGACTGTCGTGCCGTCCTCGAGTTCTGACCGCACATAAGCTCCCCGTGTTTCTCTCAGTGACCAGAGCGGACCACCGCCTGTGCGCCCAGCGAGCCAGGCGGCCGTCTTGGGACGCTGCCCTGTCCCCGCCAGTGCCTGTGGCAGGGAGACAGGCCAGCGTGGTCGCCTTTCTTCACACACAGTTTATTCTCATCCTCGTCTGGGCGCTTTTAGAAGTGACTCCTTCTCTCCGCAGCTGGGGAATGTCACCAGAAATAGACATAACTGAAGAACTCTGATTAAAAAGTCGGAGGTCTTCCGTTCTACAGACCACGGCCACTCGCACAGGGAGGCTCCCTCCTGTTCCCGCACGGTCGCTGTCCTCACCTCCTGAAAACCCCAGCCACAGTCACCGCTGCTTGGCTTTGTTTCTGCCACCAGGATGCTGGCCCCATGTGCTTCCTCCGATGTACGAGTACTTACTTTGCCTTCGTTTGTGCGCGACCCCAGACTGCCTCTTTCAATCTGTGATTCCTCCCCAGATCCGAGGGCCTCTCAGTATTCTGTACTCACGGAGGCCTAAACCCATCGACAGCAAGTGCTAGTGGGGGCAAAGGCTGCTCTGAGTGTCCTGGCCAGGCCCCCAAGGAGGGTGGGCACGAGGACATCTCAACCAGCAAGGCCTCCCGTTGCCCAGCACACCTCGTCTTaagtggagagaaggaaggaagccagcagCTTCCCCGGGAGGGCCTCTTGGGGGGCCTCCGGCCATAACCACTCCGCACGGTGGGGGGGGCCCCCTCCGGCCATAACCACTCTGTACTGGGGGGCCTCTGGCTATGATGACCCCACACTGGGGGGCCTTCGGCCATAGCCACTCCGCACTGGGGGTGCTCCTAGCCATAATCACTCCACGCTGGGGGAGGGCCTCCGGCTATAACGAtccacacggggggggggggggtgtctccaGTCATAACCACTCCGCACTGGGGGAGCCTCCGGCCATAACCACTCCACGCCGGGGGGCCGCCCAGCCAACCACTGCACAAGCAGCACTAACAAGAAGAACAGCCCTTGCTTGGCCACTACTGTGGCCACCATTTGCTTTGCTGAATCCAAGCCTTCTCTCTGACACCTGTCACCTGAGGCGACCGTGACTACAAACAGGCTGCTCGAAGGCCTCTGctgctgagggcacctgggtggctcagttgattaagcatctgacttacgGGGGCCTTCCCTGTGGCTCCTCTAATCAAAAGCAATTAGCGCAGCCATTCAGAAGCACGTCCATCTACTCATGCCCCCATGTCACTGCGCTCCTTCAGTCCGTGTCCTTGCTCGTGGGGTTCTGGAGCTGCTCTTCCTGAGTCGTCCCCATGACGTCCCCATAGCGCTTCTGACTCAAGCGGAGGAACCTGGGACCATGATCACGGCCGGGCAGCCACCTTTGGGAACCCTCTCCAGAACAGACCCTGGCTGCCCCGAGACAAGCTCGGGCAGCACTGCCACGGGCGACCTGACATCCCAAGAGCCGGGCACCAGCGTCCAGGCACACGGCTGGGTCCCCTCCAGGTGCCCGCCAGCACCCTCCAGACCGAGGAATGGAGGCTCCAGAGGGCAGCCGTCTCTCAGCCCTTCCTGGCACCACACAGGAGTGCCAAGCTTGCTCGTCTGCAGACAGGCGGGGCGGGTGACTGGGTGGACCCTAGGTGAGTGGTGCCCCCCCTAACGGGGGCAAAAAGCCCTGACGTACACTGGGAAGTGAGCAGACGACCAGCAACGGGAACGTCCCGCTGATGGAAGAGGCCACTGTGACGCCCCGTGAGGACTGCTCTCAGAAACGGAACGCGCGCGGGAGGGGACTCTGTCTGCACGTCAACAGGAATGTTTTCCAAGTGAGAAAATCAAGTgttgtttccctcactctctgtatGTTTCCATAGTTCCCAACGTGTCGCTAACACTCCTAGAGATAGAACGCgagaagaagacaggaaaaagtaCGCGTCCTACTCTAGAGGGCCCCATCGGCCAGCCCCCAGGGACCAGCGGTGGTAGGCAGGGAGGGCTGGCCAGGCAGAGCACCGCGGTCTGCC
Protein-coding sequences here:
- the ATG4B gene encoding cysteine protease ATG4B isoform X1, coding for MDAATLTYDTLRFAEFEDFPETSEPVWILGRKYSISTEKDEILSDVASRLWFTYRKNFPAIGGTGPTSDTGWGCMLRCGQMIFAQALVCRHLGRDWRWTQRKTQPDSYFSVLNAFIDRKDSYYSIHQIAQMGVGEGKSIGQWYGPNTVAQVLKKLAVFDTWSALAVHIAMDNTVVMEDVRRLCRDGLPCAGAAALPADPSRHCNGFPAGAELSNRPAPWRPLVLLIPLRLGLTDINEAYVETLKHCFMMPQSLGVIGGKPNSAHYFIGYVGDELIYLDPHTTQPAVEPAGGCFIPDESFHCRHPPSRMGVRELDPSIAVGFFCQTEADFDDWCQHVRKLSLLGGALPMFELVDQQPSHLACPDVLNLSLDSSDVERLERFFDSEDEDFEILSL
- the ATG4B gene encoding cysteine protease ATG4B isoform X3; its protein translation is MLRCGQMIFAQALVCRHLGRDWRWTQRKTQPDSYFSVLNAFIDRKDSYYSIHQIAQMGVGEGKSIGQWYGPNTVAQVLKKLAVFDTWSALAVHIAMDNTVVMEDVRRLCRDGLPCAGAAALPADPSRHCNGFPAGAELSNRPAPWRPLVLLIPLRLGLTDINEAYVETLKHCFMMPQSLGVIGGKPNSAHYFIGYVGDELIYLDPHTTQPAVEPAGGCFIPDESFHCRHPPSRMGVRELDPSIAVGFFCQTEADFDDWCQHVRKLSLLGGALPMFELVDQQPSHLACPDVLNLSLDSSDVERLERFFDSEDEDFEILSL